From the genome of Desulfuribacillus stibiiarsenatis, one region includes:
- the queA gene encoding tRNA preQ1(34) S-adenosylmethionine ribosyltransferase-isomerase QueA translates to MKVQDFDFDLPEELIAQSPLKDRESSRLMVIDTLKQEIYDRTFSDIREFLQEGDTLVLNDTRVIPARLLGEKTGSGGKIEFLLLKPTGEDCWEILVKPGRKAKVGATFEFGQGKLKAEVLEITPAGGRIVKFYFKGIFQEILDELGNMPLPPYITETLQDKERYQTVYSKNPGSVAAPTAGLHFTKEIIQELQAKGIRIAYVTLHVGLGTFRPVQVENILDHDMHSEYYEITQETADIINATKEQGGRVISVGTTSTRVLETVGQKGYPIQEESGWTSIFIYPGYRFTVVDGLLTNFHLPKSTLIMLVSAFANRELILKAYNHAINEQYRFFSFGDAMLLLKGAE, encoded by the coding sequence ATGAAAGTTCAAGATTTTGATTTTGATTTACCAGAAGAGTTAATTGCCCAATCTCCACTAAAAGACCGAGAAAGCTCACGATTAATGGTAATTGACACACTTAAACAAGAAATATATGATCGAACGTTTAGCGATATCCGAGAGTTTTTACAGGAGGGAGATACCCTGGTATTGAATGATACCAGGGTTATTCCTGCTCGTCTATTGGGAGAAAAGACGGGATCGGGTGGTAAGATAGAATTCTTATTATTAAAGCCAACGGGTGAGGATTGTTGGGAAATCCTTGTAAAGCCAGGAAGAAAGGCTAAAGTAGGTGCTACCTTTGAATTTGGTCAAGGGAAGCTTAAGGCAGAAGTCTTGGAGATAACCCCCGCAGGCGGGAGAATTGTTAAGTTTTACTTTAAAGGGATTTTTCAAGAAATTTTGGATGAATTAGGAAATATGCCATTGCCACCATACATCACGGAGACTCTACAAGATAAGGAACGCTATCAGACGGTGTACTCTAAAAATCCCGGATCTGTTGCAGCTCCGACAGCAGGACTACATTTTACCAAGGAAATCATACAAGAATTACAAGCTAAGGGAATTAGAATTGCATATGTGACGCTACATGTTGGGTTAGGAACATTTCGTCCCGTTCAGGTGGAGAATATATTAGATCACGATATGCACTCAGAATATTATGAAATCACTCAAGAAACGGCAGATATTATAAACGCTACTAAGGAGCAAGGTGGACGCGTTATATCCGTAGGTACTACAAGTACAAGGGTACTTGAAACAGTAGGTCAAAAAGGATATCCTATCCAAGAAGAATCAGGCTGGACTAGTATCTTTATCTATCCAGGATACCGGTTTACTGTGGTCGATGGATTATTAACGAATTTTCACCTACCGAAATCCACATTAATCATGTTAGTCTCTGCCTTTGCGAATAGAGAGTTGATACTGAAGGCGTACAATCATGCAATAAATGAACAGTATCGTTTCTTTAGCTTTGGGGACGCGATGCTACTATTGAAAGGAGCCGAATAA